A window from Streptomyces sp. NBC_00335 encodes these proteins:
- a CDS encoding hydrolase produces MTDLNLDAQTALVLIDLQKGILGLPTTRPADEILKKGIRLAEAFRAKNLPVVLVRVAWSPDGGDLPTTNVDRPGPAVAPPAAFSEIPAELTADGDIVITKRHWGAFTGTELDLQLRRRGIHRIVLAGISTSVGVESTARTAWEHSYELVFAEDATADTDADSHAHTFTKIFPRIGKVSTTEGVIEALGAK; encoded by the coding sequence ATGACCGACCTGAACCTCGACGCGCAGACCGCCCTGGTCCTGATCGACCTCCAGAAGGGCATCCTGGGCCTGCCCACCACCAGGCCCGCCGACGAGATCCTCAAGAAGGGCATCCGGCTCGCGGAAGCCTTCCGTGCCAAGAACCTGCCCGTGGTCCTGGTCAGGGTCGCCTGGTCCCCCGACGGCGGCGACCTGCCCACCACGAACGTGGACCGCCCCGGACCGGCCGTCGCCCCGCCTGCCGCGTTCTCCGAGATCCCGGCCGAGCTGACCGCCGACGGAGACATCGTCATCACCAAGCGTCACTGGGGCGCCTTCACCGGCACCGAGCTCGACCTCCAGCTCCGCCGCCGCGGCATCCACCGGATCGTCCTGGCCGGCATCTCCACGAGCGTCGGCGTCGAATCCACCGCGCGCACCGCCTGGGAGCACAGCTACGAGCTCGTCTTCGCCGAGGACGCCACCGCCGACACGGACGCCGACTCCCACGCCCACACCTTCACCAAGATCTTCCCCCGCATCGGCAAGGTCAGCACCACCGAAGGGGTCATCGAGGCCCTCGGCGCGAAGTGA
- the lysA gene encoding diaminopimelate decarboxylase gives MTITDLPDALTAAGELSVWPASTTLLPHGDLGVGGVSLAEIADRFDTPAYVLDEGEVRDRCRAYRSALPEAQVLYAAKAFLSRAMVRWVEEEGLGLDVCSAGELELAVTAGFPAERIVLHGNAKSPRDLESALRLGVGRIVIDSPSEMARIAAAVGPGGRQKVLVRVVPGISAGGHAKIRTGTEGQKFGLSIADGSAQHAISRILGRPQLELTGLHCHIGSQITEVKPYVAAVRRMVGLMARVRDAHGVVLPELDMGGGHGIAYRPGEPALDLTALARRMRAELGEACAAAGLPVPRLVIEPGRAVVGPAGVALYRVLAVKRTGETVFVAVDGGMSDNPRPALYGVRYAPRLIGRHSTAAPRTTTVVGRHCEAGDILASGVELPDDIHPGDLLAVPVAGAYQLSMASGYNMVGRPPVIAVHEGTARVLVRRETLDDLRIRDIGD, from the coding sequence ATGACCATCACCGACCTTCCCGATGCTCTGACCGCCGCCGGCGAACTGTCCGTGTGGCCCGCGTCCACCACCCTGCTGCCGCACGGCGACCTCGGCGTCGGCGGCGTGTCCTTGGCAGAGATCGCCGACCGGTTCGACACACCGGCCTATGTCCTGGACGAGGGCGAGGTGCGCGACCGGTGCCGCGCCTACCGCTCCGCCCTTCCCGAAGCCCAAGTCCTCTACGCCGCCAAGGCGTTCCTCTCCCGCGCGATGGTGCGCTGGGTGGAAGAGGAGGGACTGGGCCTGGACGTGTGCTCCGCCGGGGAGCTGGAGCTCGCCGTCACCGCCGGTTTCCCCGCCGAGCGCATCGTGCTCCACGGCAACGCGAAGTCGCCCCGCGACCTGGAGTCGGCGCTGCGGCTGGGCGTGGGGCGGATCGTCATCGACAGCCCGTCCGAGATGGCCCGGATCGCGGCCGCCGTCGGGCCCGGCGGGCGTCAGAAGGTGTTGGTGCGCGTCGTGCCGGGCATCTCGGCCGGGGGCCACGCAAAGATCCGTACGGGTACGGAGGGGCAGAAGTTCGGGCTCTCGATCGCCGACGGGTCGGCGCAGCACGCCATTTCGCGCATCCTCGGTCGGCCGCAGCTCGAACTGACCGGCCTGCACTGCCACATCGGCTCACAGATCACCGAGGTGAAGCCCTACGTGGCGGCGGTCCGCCGGATGGTCGGGCTGATGGCCCGTGTCCGCGACGCCCACGGGGTCGTCCTGCCCGAGCTGGACATGGGCGGCGGCCACGGCATCGCCTACCGGCCCGGCGAACCCGCCCTCGACCTCACCGCGCTCGCCCGCCGGATGCGCGCCGAGCTCGGCGAAGCCTGTGCCGCCGCCGGTCTGCCCGTGCCCCGGCTCGTCATCGAACCGGGGCGGGCCGTCGTCGGGCCGGCCGGAGTCGCCCTGTACCGCGTACTGGCCGTCAAACGCACGGGCGAGACCGTCTTCGTGGCCGTCGACGGCGGCATGAGCGACAACCCGAGGCCCGCCCTGTACGGGGTGCGCTACGCGCCCCGCCTCATCGGCCGCCACTCGACGGCCGCCCCGCGTACGACGACGGTCGTCGGCCGGCACTGCGAAGCCGGGGACATCCTCGCGAGCGGCGTGGAGCTGCCGGACGACATCCACCCCGGCGACCTGCTCGCCGTACCGGTGGCGGGCGCCTACCAGCTGTCCATGGCCTCCGGGTACAACATGGTCGGCCGCCCTCCGGTCATCGCCGTCCACGAAGGCACGGCCCGGGTACTCGTACGACGCGAAACGCTGGACGATCTCCGGATCCGCGACATCGGCGATTAG
- a CDS encoding lipase family protein: MSRKKTRSRFTPTTPLDRSTTGPDAATGRRGTSAGLRLLAGVVAAGTVCAGLSAVPAAAAAGEPVVSRGVPIPAFYNPPTELPTVNGALIRTEALPLGLSIPGLDGRPMPGTATRLMYKSTDSAGLPVAVTGAYIEPSAAWKGTGPRPLVALASGTMGQGDQCAPSFALEHPLSLTGDTVSVGYEALAIYRLLATGTAVVVTDYVGLGATDRLHTYVNRLDQGHALLDAARAARAVPGASITAASRTGLYGYSQGGGASAAAAELQPSYAPDVPLSGTYAGAPPADLTSVMKGIDGSALAGALAWSISGFAQADPDLRAVVEANINATGRAALADASTMCVGDALFGYGFTKSSKWTNSGRSIGDVIAADPGAKAALDKQRIGTLKPAGPVRLATGVQDDIVPHTQARQLAVDWCRKGGDITYEAVVLPNLGDKILTNHLVPLITDQGDAVTWLTDRLAGKPANSNCWTMPIQL, translated from the coding sequence ATGAGCCGCAAGAAGACCCGTTCCCGTTTCACCCCCACCACCCCACTGGACCGCTCCACCACCGGCCCGGACGCGGCGACGGGCCGCCGCGGCACATCGGCCGGCCTGCGCCTCCTGGCCGGGGTCGTCGCCGCCGGGACCGTCTGTGCGGGCCTGTCGGCGGTACCGGCCGCTGCGGCCGCAGGGGAACCCGTCGTCTCCCGCGGGGTCCCCATCCCCGCGTTCTACAACCCGCCGACCGAACTCCCCACTGTCAACGGTGCGTTGATCCGCACCGAGGCCCTTCCCCTCGGGCTGAGCATCCCGGGCCTGGACGGCCGCCCGATGCCGGGTACCGCGACCCGGCTGATGTACAAGTCCACCGACTCGGCCGGGCTGCCCGTCGCCGTGACCGGTGCCTACATCGAGCCCTCGGCCGCCTGGAAGGGCACCGGACCGCGCCCTCTGGTCGCGCTGGCCTCGGGCACCATGGGCCAGGGCGACCAGTGCGCGCCGTCCTTCGCCCTGGAGCACCCGCTCTCCCTCACCGGCGACACGGTGTCCGTGGGCTACGAGGCCTTGGCGATCTACCGGCTCCTGGCCACCGGGACGGCAGTGGTCGTCACCGACTACGTCGGCCTGGGCGCCACCGACCGCCTGCACACCTACGTCAACCGGCTCGACCAGGGCCACGCCCTGCTGGACGCGGCCCGCGCGGCCCGCGCCGTGCCCGGGGCGTCGATCACGGCGGCTTCTCGCACCGGTCTGTACGGCTACAGCCAGGGCGGCGGGGCCAGCGCGGCCGCCGCCGAACTCCAGCCCTCCTACGCGCCCGACGTCCCGCTCTCCGGCACCTACGCCGGCGCGCCCCCGGCGGACCTCACCTCCGTCATGAAGGGCATCGACGGCAGTGCGCTCGCCGGCGCTCTGGCCTGGTCGATCAGTGGCTTCGCCCAGGCCGACCCCGACCTTCGCGCGGTCGTCGAGGCCAACATCAACGCGACCGGAAGGGCCGCCCTGGCGGACGCGTCGACCATGTGTGTCGGTGACGCGCTCTTCGGCTACGGCTTCACCAAGAGCAGCAAGTGGACCAACAGCGGCCGGTCCATCGGGGACGTCATCGCGGCCGACCCCGGGGCGAAGGCCGCCCTCGACAAGCAGCGGATCGGCACGCTCAAGCCGGCCGGGCCGGTGCGTCTGGCCACCGGCGTCCAGGACGACATCGTTCCCCACACGCAGGCCCGGCAACTCGCCGTCGACTGGTGCCGCAAGGGCGGCGACATCACCTACGAAGCCGTCGTCCTGCCGAACCTCGGCGACAAGATCCTCACCAACCACCTCGTGCCCCTCATCACCGACCAGGGTGATGCCGTCACCTGGCTGACCGACCGCCTCGCCGGCAAGCCGGCCAACTCCAACTGCTGGACGATGCCCATCCAGCTCTGA
- a CDS encoding MarR family winged helix-turn-helix transcriptional regulator has translation MAAEQQLDPQLRETAEELQLAVSLLVRHMRMASAGSGVTLSQISVLKRLDRDGPGTVTDLAKAEKIRPQSLNATVGGLQADGYVERTPHPTDGRQRVITLTDRGRRFLRERKEAGHGRLAGLMARRLSAAELATVTAAVPLLRRLAEN, from the coding sequence ATGGCAGCGGAGCAGCAGCTGGACCCACAGCTACGGGAAACGGCCGAAGAGCTCCAGCTGGCGGTCAGCCTCCTGGTGCGTCACATGCGGATGGCCTCCGCGGGCAGCGGGGTGACCCTGTCGCAGATCTCCGTCCTCAAGCGGCTCGACCGCGACGGCCCCGGCACCGTGACCGATTTGGCGAAGGCGGAGAAGATCCGCCCCCAGTCGCTGAACGCCACGGTCGGCGGCCTGCAGGCCGACGGCTACGTGGAACGCACTCCGCACCCGACCGACGGCCGCCAGCGGGTGATCACGCTCACCGACCGGGGCCGCCGCTTCCTGCGCGAGCGCAAGGAGGCCGGCCACGGTCGCCTCGCCGGGCTCATGGCCCGGCGCCTCAGTGCGGCCGAACTCGCCACGGTGACCGCCGCCGTCCCGCTGCTCCGGCGCCTGGCCGAGAACTGA
- a CDS encoding SAV_915 family protein gives MCLFQYDDDPEPEERVPAGPLYVPVLPGRAEVVIRLFRTPLGDRTAVGFTTAERLEATLGAGRPWIRLAESALRAMAGPVGASLLTVDPTLTAPAAAPVAPVAQVPATAPVTTSAAQDPDVAARTA, from the coding sequence ATGTGTTTGTTCCAGTACGACGACGATCCGGAGCCTGAGGAACGCGTCCCGGCCGGACCCCTCTACGTACCGGTCCTGCCGGGAAGGGCGGAGGTGGTGATACGCCTGTTCCGCACCCCGTTGGGGGACCGTACCGCCGTGGGCTTCACGACCGCGGAGCGGCTGGAGGCCACGCTCGGCGCCGGCCGGCCCTGGATCCGGCTCGCCGAGTCCGCGCTCCGCGCGATGGCCGGGCCGGTCGGAGCGTCGCTGCTGACCGTCGATCCGACGCTGACCGCCCCTGCCGCCGCCCCGGTCGCGCCGGTCGCCCAGGTGCCGGCGACCGCTCCCGTCACCACCTCGGCGGCGCAGGATCCCGACGTCGCTGCCCGGACCGCGTGA
- a CDS encoding DUF6381 family protein produces the protein MSVAGESGSRAQQMRDQAQKFEKAAERAKDPAERQRLKDRAQRILDQSKKEGDRGSGGIDPM, from the coding sequence ATGAGCGTTGCAGGCGAGTCCGGTAGTCGTGCCCAGCAGATGCGCGACCAGGCGCAGAAGTTCGAGAAGGCGGCAGAGCGGGCCAAGGACCCGGCGGAGCGCCAGCGGCTGAAGGACAGGGCCCAACGGATCCTGGACCAGAGCAAGAAGGAGGGCGACCGGGGCAGCGGGGGCATCGACCCCATGTGA
- a CDS encoding TetR/AcrR family transcriptional regulator, with protein sequence MHEAPSAERGQTTQADGRPSLAQRRKTALRLEIAGAAVRLFASQGVTATTGEQIAQAVGISGRTLWRHFPTKESCVLPLFSAGLEFAVEQLGNWPPETGLLDFFTDSCRNGELPPTAPVLLELIRMTSTDPALRAVWLQAHDDALPVLGELLARRSGGNADDLRIKVHAATLNGALRAAAEDFARRFADDPETPDGEIATCLLAALRAASEGLPY encoded by the coding sequence GTGCACGAAGCGCCATCCGCGGAACGCGGACAGACGACGCAGGCGGACGGCAGACCATCGCTCGCTCAACGACGCAAGACGGCTCTCCGCTTGGAGATCGCCGGCGCGGCCGTCAGGCTTTTCGCCTCACAGGGCGTCACCGCGACGACGGGCGAGCAGATCGCCCAGGCCGTGGGCATCTCCGGCCGCACCCTGTGGCGTCATTTCCCCACCAAGGAGAGCTGCGTACTGCCTCTGTTCTCGGCAGGCCTCGAGTTCGCCGTCGAGCAACTGGGCAACTGGCCTCCGGAGACGGGACTGCTGGACTTCTTCACGGATTCCTGCCGGAACGGCGAGCTGCCCCCGACGGCCCCCGTCCTCCTCGAACTGATCCGAATGACCTCCACCGACCCCGCTCTGCGCGCCGTCTGGCTCCAGGCCCACGACGACGCCCTGCCCGTCCTCGGGGAACTCCTCGCTCGACGATCCGGTGGCAACGCCGACGACCTGAGGATCAAAGTGCACGCGGCAACCCTCAACGGCGCGCTCCGCGCGGCGGCGGAAGACTTCGCCCGCCGGTTCGCCGATGATCCCGAGACGCCGGACGGCGAAATCGCCACGTGCCTCCTCGCAGCCTTGCGCGCAGCTTCGGAGGGCTTGCCCTACTGA
- a CDS encoding winged helix DNA-binding domain-containing protein, with the protein MKVSARELNRSTLARQLLLRREVMDVGDAVRRVVALQAQHAASPYLALWNRLSGFDPADLDAAFTGREVVKSTLMRLTLHAVHAQDYPPFREAVQPSVRAARLGTRFTDSGLTAEDADVLVPELLDFADRPRTTAECEAWLGHRLGAAPQPGAWWGLRQYAPLLHAPTAAPWSFGERPSYVAPPRRPRTVPADPEAAEESLRTLVLRYLEGFGPASAADVAQFSLVQRARVRQALRALELSGRLDRLTGPDGEELFDVQGAPRPAQDTPAPPRLMAMWDSVLLAYSDRSRIVPPQYRKLVARMNGDTLATLLVDGRVAGVWRPAGAAGGIEATAFHPLPEEVWEALAGEARALTAFLADREPEVYRRYGHWWSKLPSAETRLLA; encoded by the coding sequence ATGAAGGTCAGCGCAAGGGAGCTCAACCGCTCCACGCTCGCACGGCAGTTGCTGCTGCGGCGCGAGGTGATGGACGTCGGTGACGCGGTCCGCCGGGTGGTCGCCCTGCAGGCGCAGCACGCGGCCTCGCCGTACCTCGCGCTGTGGAACCGGCTCTCCGGCTTCGACCCGGCCGACCTCGACGCCGCCTTCACGGGGCGCGAGGTGGTCAAGTCGACCTTGATGCGGCTGACCCTGCACGCCGTGCACGCGCAGGACTATCCGCCCTTCCGGGAGGCCGTGCAGCCCTCCGTACGGGCCGCCCGGCTCGGGACCCGCTTCACGGACTCCGGGCTGACGGCCGAGGACGCCGACGTCCTCGTACCGGAGCTGCTGGACTTCGCCGACCGGCCCCGTACGACGGCGGAGTGCGAGGCCTGGCTCGGACACCGGCTGGGAGCGGCGCCGCAGCCCGGAGCGTGGTGGGGGCTGCGGCAGTATGCGCCGCTGCTGCACGCACCCACCGCCGCGCCGTGGTCGTTCGGCGAGCGCCCGTCGTACGTCGCGCCCCCGCGCCGGCCGCGCACGGTGCCGGCGGACCCGGAGGCGGCGGAGGAGTCCCTGCGGACGCTGGTCCTGCGCTACCTGGAGGGGTTCGGGCCGGCATCGGCGGCGGACGTGGCGCAGTTCTCCCTGGTCCAGCGGGCCAGGGTGCGCCAGGCGCTGCGGGCACTGGAGCTCTCGGGGAGGCTCGACCGGCTGACGGGGCCGGACGGCGAGGAGCTGTTCGACGTCCAGGGCGCACCGCGTCCGGCGCAGGACACGCCGGCGCCGCCCCGGCTGATGGCCATGTGGGACAGCGTGCTGCTCGCGTACTCCGACCGGAGCCGCATCGTCCCGCCGCAGTACCGAAAGCTCGTCGCACGGATGAACGGCGACACCCTGGCGACCCTGCTGGTCGACGGCCGGGTCGCCGGGGTGTGGCGCCCGGCCGGCGCGGCCGGCGGGATCGAGGCGACCGCCTTCCACCCCCTGCCGGAGGAGGTCTGGGAGGCCCTCGCGGGCGAGGCCCGGGCCCTGACGGCCTTCCTGGCCGACCGCGAACCGGAGGTCTACCGGCGCTACGGCCACTGGTGGAGCAAACTGCCGAGCGCCGAGACCCGGTTGCTCGCCTAA
- a CDS encoding histidine phosphatase family protein, translating to MGELIVIRHGQTEWSLSGRHAGRTDVALTEAGEAAASALAPRLTHRRLVAVLSSPLSRAVRTAELAGLTGAEPDPDLLEWDYGGYEGLTAEQIRGARPGWDLWRDGVIPGDADHPGEELAQVAARTDAVLDRIRPLLSEGDVAVVAHGHLARVLTVRWLGLDASASRLLGHPHPGTLSFLATEDGQPVISAWNVP from the coding sequence ATGGGGGAGCTGATAGTGATCAGGCACGGCCAGACCGAGTGGAGCCTGTCGGGCCGGCACGCTGGACGGACCGACGTTGCTCTGACGGAAGCGGGCGAGGCTGCGGCCAGTGCTCTTGCTCCGAGGCTGACCCACCGCCGTCTGGTTGCCGTGTTGAGTAGCCCGCTGAGCCGCGCCGTGCGGACGGCCGAGCTCGCCGGCCTGACCGGCGCCGAGCCCGATCCCGACCTGTTGGAGTGGGACTACGGCGGCTATGAAGGCCTGACCGCCGAGCAGATCCGCGGGGCGAGGCCGGGCTGGGACCTGTGGCGCGACGGCGTCATTCCCGGTGACGCCGACCACCCCGGCGAGGAGCTCGCGCAGGTGGCCGCACGCACGGACGCGGTGCTGGACCGCATCCGTCCGCTGCTGAGCGAGGGCGATGTCGCCGTGGTTGCGCACGGCCACCTGGCGCGTGTGCTCACCGTGCGATGGCTCGGCCTCGACGCCTCCGCGAGCCGACTGCTCGGCCACCCGCATCCGGGCACTCTCAGCTTCCTGGCCACCGAGGACGGGCAACCCGTCATCTCCGCTTGGAACGTCCCGTAG
- a CDS encoding M23 family metallopeptidase, with product MSGTGKHRRPKSRSISRGFAVAGTGGAALALPLLGATGAHAAGVPAAAPAAAPVQAPQAVSAFQAAPAAAQAAPTVYTVVPGDYLSKIAESRQLTGGWEQLYADNREAVGADPSLIHPGLKLTLGAKGSAPAAAAESAPAETPKPAKKSLSSDSSASSGSSASGDSSDSSDEAAAPVAKAPARKAPAKQQGGSASTGFVAPVGGGTSTAYKTAGSMWSSGYHTGVDFAASSGTTVKAVGAGTVVSAGWSGSYGNEVVIRHADGKYSQYAHLSQLSVSSGQSVTGGQTIGLSGSTGNSTGPHLHFEIRTGPSYGSDIDPLAYLRSKGVSI from the coding sequence ATGTCCGGAACGGGTAAGCACCGCCGTCCCAAGTCCCGCTCGATATCCCGCGGGTTCGCCGTCGCGGGCACCGGTGGCGCGGCCCTCGCGCTTCCGCTGCTCGGCGCCACCGGCGCCCACGCCGCGGGCGTCCCGGCCGCCGCGCCCGCCGCAGCTCCGGTCCAGGCCCCGCAGGCCGTGTCGGCCTTCCAGGCCGCGCCCGCCGCCGCGCAGGCCGCCCCCACCGTCTACACCGTGGTGCCGGGCGACTACCTCTCCAAGATCGCCGAGAGCCGTCAGCTCACCGGTGGCTGGGAGCAGCTCTACGCGGACAACCGCGAGGCCGTCGGCGCCGACCCGTCGCTGATCCACCCGGGCCTCAAGCTCACGCTCGGCGCGAAGGGCTCGGCTCCGGCCGCGGCGGCCGAGTCCGCGCCGGCCGAAACGCCGAAGCCGGCCAAGAAGTCTCTTTCCTCCGATTCTTCGGCTTCCTCCGGTTCTTCCGCTTCCGGTGATTCGTCGGATTCCTCCGACGAGGCCGCCGCGCCCGTCGCCAAGGCCCCCGCCCGCAAGGCGCCCGCCAAGCAGCAGGGCGGCTCCGCGTCGACCGGCTTCGTCGCCCCGGTCGGCGGCGGCACCTCCACCGCGTACAAGACCGCCGGCTCCATGTGGTCCAGCGGCTACCACACCGGGGTCGACTTCGCCGCGAGCAGCGGCACCACCGTCAAGGCGGTCGGCGCCGGCACCGTGGTCTCCGCCGGGTGGAGCGGCTCGTACGGCAACGAGGTCGTCATCCGGCACGCCGACGGCAAGTACAGCCAGTACGCGCACCTCTCCCAGCTGTCCGTCTCCTCCGGCCAGAGCGTGACCGGCGGGCAGACCATCGGCCTCTCCGGTTCCACGGGCAACTCGACCGGCCCGCACCTGCACTTCGAGATCCGCACCGGGCCCTCGTACGGCTCGGACATCGACCCGCTGGCCTACCTCCGGTCCAAGGGCGTCAGCATCTGA
- a CDS encoding VOC family protein: MRLDHVSYAVARDSFVSTIQWIGSALGAGFVDGGVHPRFGTRNFILPLSGGTYVEVVTTLDHPAADRAPFGQAVARRAAEGGGWLGWVVSVDDITPVEARLGRTSAEGHRVRPDGFDLRWKQIGLLELMEDPQLPYFLQWSVPIEERPSADPRTSTTIHGVSLAGDAASIAEFLGEPADHPLDQIDVTWVEDEEPGLVSVEFATAHGPVTI, encoded by the coding sequence GTGCGACTTGATCATGTGTCCTATGCGGTGGCCCGCGACAGCTTCGTCTCAACCATCCAGTGGATCGGATCGGCCCTCGGCGCCGGGTTCGTCGACGGGGGCGTGCACCCACGATTCGGCACCCGCAATTTCATCCTCCCGCTGAGCGGCGGCACCTACGTCGAGGTCGTCACCACACTCGACCACCCCGCCGCCGACCGCGCACCCTTCGGCCAGGCGGTCGCGCGCCGCGCCGCCGAGGGCGGCGGCTGGCTCGGCTGGGTGGTCTCCGTCGACGACATCACCCCGGTCGAGGCCCGCCTCGGCCGCACCTCGGCCGAGGGTCACCGGGTCCGCCCCGACGGGTTCGACCTGAGGTGGAAGCAGATCGGCCTGCTGGAACTGATGGAGGACCCGCAACTGCCCTACTTCCTCCAGTGGTCGGTCCCCATCGAGGAGCGCCCGAGCGCCGATCCGCGCACCTCCACCACCATCCACGGGGTCTCCCTCGCCGGCGACGCCGCCTCCATCGCCGAATTCCTCGGCGAACCGGCCGACCACCCCCTCGACCAGATCGACGTCACCTGGGTCGAGGATGAGGAACCGGGTCTGGTCTCGGTCGAGTTCGCCACCGCCCACGGCCCGGTCACGATCTGA